One Ricinus communis isolate WT05 ecotype wild-type chromosome 2, ASM1957865v1, whole genome shotgun sequence DNA segment encodes these proteins:
- the LOC8265235 gene encoding branched-chain-amino-acid aminotransferase 2, chloroplastic isoform X1 has protein sequence MIRRGRCLHSLVQSLRISSSSQLGAYICYTSQAASSQQRVNKPSANFSDGEDEYANLDWDNLGFGVTPTDYMYLMKCAKDGSFVQGQLSRYGNLELSPSAGVLNYGQGLYEGTKAYRKEDGRLLLFRPDQNAIRMQMGADRMCMPCPSIDQFVDAVKQVAFSNKRWVPPPGKGTLYIRPLLMGSGPVLGLAPAPEYTFLVYASPVGNYFKEGSAPLNLYIEEEFHRASRGGAGGVKSITNYAPVLKAIARAKGRGFSDVLYLDAVNKKYLEEVSSCNIFVVKGNVISSPPANGTILQGVTRRSIIEIACDLNYQVEERAIPVDELMDADEVFCTGTAVGVAPVGSITYQDRRIEYKIRAESVSQELQSTLEGIKRGLIEDKKGWILEMQ, from the exons ATGATTCGTAGGGGTCGATGCTTGCACAGTTTGGTTCAATCTTTACGAATTAGTTCTTCATCACag CTTGGAGCTTACATTTGTTACACTTCGCAAGCTGCATCTTCTCAACAGCGAGTGAACAAGCCATCGGCTAACTT TTCTGATGGTGAGGATGAGTATGCTAATCTGGATTGGGATAATCTTGGATTTGGTGTAACTCCAACTGATTATATGTACCTGATGAAATGTGCTAAAGATGGAAGTTTTGTGCAAGGACAACTTAGTCGCTATGGAAATCTTGAATTGAGCCCATCTGCAGGAGTCCTCAATTATGGACAA GGATTATATGAAGGCACAAAAGCATATAGAAAAGAAGATGGTCGTTTACTGCTCTTTCGGCCAGATCAAAATGCCATTCGTATGCAAATGGGTGCTGATAGAATGTGCATGCCCTGTCCCTCCATCGATCAATTTGTTGATGCAGTTAAACAAGTTGCCTTTTCCAACAAGCGTTGG GTTCCTCCTCCAGGGAAGGGAACTTTGTATATTAGACCTTTGCTTATGGGCAGTGGACCTGTATTGGGTTTAGCGCCAGCTCCTGAGTACACATTCCTCGTATATGCCTCTCCTGTCGGAAACTATTTCAAG GAGGGCTCAGCACCGTTGAACCTATATATTGAAGAGGAGTTTCATCGTGCCTCTCGTGGAGGAGCTGGCGGTGTCAAGTCCATCACGAATTATGCACCT GTTCTAAAAGCAATAGCCAGAGCAAAAGGCAGGGGATTTTCTGATGTTCTGTACCTTGATGCAGTGAATAAGAAATATCTGGAAGAAGTCTCTTCTTGCAACATCTTCGTTGTAAAG GGAAACGTAATTTCTTCTCCCCCAGCAAATGGTACTATTCTGCAAGGTGTCACTCGAAGAAGCATCATCGAAATTGCTTGTGATCTCAACTACCAG GTTGAGGAACGTGCTATTCCGGTAGATGAACTGATGGATGCCGATGAAGTTTTCTGCACCGGAACCGCAGTAGGTGTTGCTCCTGTGGGCAGTATCACTTATCAGGACAGAAG GATCGAATACAAAATCAGAGCTGAATCAGTTTCTCAGGAGTTGCAGTCAACTCTTGAAGGAATCAAAAGGGGTCTCATTGAGGATAAGAAAGGCTGGATTCTCGAGATGCAGTAG
- the LOC8265235 gene encoding branched-chain-amino-acid aminotransferase 2, chloroplastic isoform X2: protein MYLMKCAKDGSFVQGQLSRYGNLELSPSAGVLNYGQGLYEGTKAYRKEDGRLLLFRPDQNAIRMQMGADRMCMPCPSIDQFVDAVKQVAFSNKRWVPPPGKGTLYIRPLLMGSGPVLGLAPAPEYTFLVYASPVGNYFKEGSAPLNLYIEEEFHRASRGGAGGVKSITNYAPVLKAIARAKGRGFSDVLYLDAVNKKYLEEVSSCNIFVVKGNVISSPPANGTILQGVTRRSIIEIACDLNYQVEERAIPVDELMDADEVFCTGTAVGVAPVGSITYQDRRIEYKIRAESVSQELQSTLEGIKRGLIEDKKGWILEMQ from the exons ATGTACCTGATGAAATGTGCTAAAGATGGAAGTTTTGTGCAAGGACAACTTAGTCGCTATGGAAATCTTGAATTGAGCCCATCTGCAGGAGTCCTCAATTATGGACAA GGATTATATGAAGGCACAAAAGCATATAGAAAAGAAGATGGTCGTTTACTGCTCTTTCGGCCAGATCAAAATGCCATTCGTATGCAAATGGGTGCTGATAGAATGTGCATGCCCTGTCCCTCCATCGATCAATTTGTTGATGCAGTTAAACAAGTTGCCTTTTCCAACAAGCGTTGG GTTCCTCCTCCAGGGAAGGGAACTTTGTATATTAGACCTTTGCTTATGGGCAGTGGACCTGTATTGGGTTTAGCGCCAGCTCCTGAGTACACATTCCTCGTATATGCCTCTCCTGTCGGAAACTATTTCAAG GAGGGCTCAGCACCGTTGAACCTATATATTGAAGAGGAGTTTCATCGTGCCTCTCGTGGAGGAGCTGGCGGTGTCAAGTCCATCACGAATTATGCACCT GTTCTAAAAGCAATAGCCAGAGCAAAAGGCAGGGGATTTTCTGATGTTCTGTACCTTGATGCAGTGAATAAGAAATATCTGGAAGAAGTCTCTTCTTGCAACATCTTCGTTGTAAAG GGAAACGTAATTTCTTCTCCCCCAGCAAATGGTACTATTCTGCAAGGTGTCACTCGAAGAAGCATCATCGAAATTGCTTGTGATCTCAACTACCAG GTTGAGGAACGTGCTATTCCGGTAGATGAACTGATGGATGCCGATGAAGTTTTCTGCACCGGAACCGCAGTAGGTGTTGCTCCTGTGGGCAGTATCACTTATCAGGACAGAAG GATCGAATACAAAATCAGAGCTGAATCAGTTTCTCAGGAGTTGCAGTCAACTCTTGAAGGAATCAAAAGGGGTCTCATTGAGGATAAGAAAGGCTGGATTCTCGAGATGCAGTAG